One genomic window of Methanosarcina acetivorans C2A includes the following:
- a CDS encoding C39 family peptidase — protein sequence MGPSLYDIVFDPEPYKAAEAMKKSIEIAKSEYSDGKIKSTNLVVYNYPSVGAMTVVKDKTTGVEHRIFVDAYSLNEVEDKTATETEPGIWSLYDKILTYGKENNLKEWQKSDEITKSIEQAAANKGVNINAAVTEENITKISDDVVVRSSFTGKILDINGIGQERSVFCGPACIRMLCVYYHNPDPAPSQETIYMGEGLWTWDPDSTPYSSGLTSNDIVEWAEEKWGKTGTITNRLFNSDAISEIENERPFFSMTTNPNHFRICKGYITQNGYTYLRLNDPEPVGSTYGTPGLLERTYGSSESVRIYIS from the coding sequence TTGGGACCTTCACTCTATGATATTGTATTTGATCCTGAACCTTATAAAGCGGCTGAAGCTATGAAAAAATCAATAGAAATAGCCAAAAGTGAATATTCAGATGGGAAAATCAAATCAACCAATTTGGTTGTATACAACTATCCAAGTGTAGGGGCGATGACTGTAGTAAAAGACAAGACCACTGGAGTTGAACACCGGATATTTGTAGATGCGTACTCCCTTAATGAGGTTGAAGATAAAACCGCAACTGAAACCGAACCCGGAATATGGTCACTATATGACAAGATTTTGACTTATGGAAAGGAAAACAATTTAAAAGAATGGCAAAAAAGTGATGAAATTACCAAATCTATAGAACAAGCAGCAGCTAATAAAGGAGTTAATATTAATGCTGCAGTCACTGAAGAAAATATTACAAAGATCAGTGATGATGTAGTAGTGAGAAGTTCATTTACAGGTAAAATACTTGATATTAACGGTATTGGACAAGAACGAAGTGTTTTTTGTGGTCCAGCATGTATCCGAATGCTTTGTGTGTACTATCACAATCCTGACCCCGCCCCTTCACAGGAAACCATCTATATGGGGGAAGGACTGTGGACTTGGGATCCTGATTCCACCCCATATTCATCTGGGCTCACATCTAATGATATTGTAGAATGGGCTGAAGAGAAATGGGGTAAAACGGGAACCATAACTAATAGGCTTTTTAATAGTGACGCTATATCAGAAATTGAAAATGAAAGACCATTTTTCAGTATGACTACAAATCCAAATCATTTTCGAATTTGTAAAGGATACATAACTCAAAATGGGTATACATATTTGCGTCTTAATGATCCAGAACCTGTTGGTTCGACGTATGGTACTCCAGGATTACTTGAACGCACATATGGTAGCTCAGAATCTGTGCGTATATATATAAGTTAA
- a CDS encoding beta-propeller fold lactonase family protein yields MEEIICNKTYQEHTLIKVLGITSLTILIFAGVAGAASFAYVTNLRDYDQGGYYYDMNYNGTVPTPYVAVIDTATNNITARVPLGGGWPVGVAVNPRGTKVYVASATIDNVCIVYVIDTAANTVNAKVNIESSYPSGITFNPAGTRVYVTKQRDNTDISVINTATNTLMAPIIVEPSTYSIAFTPDEKKIYATNTFNNTIYAIDAATNKVTANISVGDSPYEGVVTPDGKKVYVPNYDSNTVSVINTDMDNVIATVPVGNSPNLVAVTSDGNKVYVANNNTVSVIDTATDNVISTVPVGTYSSKIVVSPDGNKFYLGNFYNKSVTVINTETNTVTATVPVGEWPMGIAITPDGKKVYVANAESDNVSVIDTATDTVTATVNAGVYPTNVVIVPLTDSDMTAQSTGTNSNVTEDVGTEKTNLSSEGQNAVDFNNSKNNNSESDNGSSSGKNESSKNNSTPGFGLLGSLACLYGTWRLRTK; encoded by the coding sequence ATGGAAGAAATAATATGTAATAAAACATATCAAGAGCATACTCTCATAAAAGTTTTGGGAATTACTTCACTTACGATTTTAATATTCGCTGGTGTAGCAGGTGCGGCTTCATTTGCATATGTGACAAATCTGAGAGATTATGATCAGGGAGGTTATTATTACGATATGAATTATAATGGTACTGTTCCTACTCCTTATGTCGCTGTAATTGACACAGCAACTAACAATATTACAGCCAGAGTGCCTCTCGGTGGAGGATGGCCTGTAGGAGTTGCAGTCAACCCTAGAGGAACAAAGGTATATGTAGCGTCCGCAACTATAGACAACGTCTGCATTGTTTATGTAATCGACACAGCCGCAAATACTGTCAATGCCAAAGTGAATATAGAAAGTAGTTATCCTTCGGGAATTACATTTAACCCTGCAGGAACAAGAGTTTATGTGACGAAGCAGCGTGACAACACCGATATCTCTGTAATTAATACAGCGACAAACACTTTAATGGCACCGATTATTGTGGAACCGAGTACTTATAGTATTGCATTTACACCGGATGAAAAAAAAATCTACGCTACAAACACTTTCAACAACACTATTTATGCAATTGATGCAGCTACAAACAAAGTTACAGCCAATATATCTGTAGGAGACAGTCCTTATGAAGGTGTAGTCACACCGGACGGAAAAAAGGTATACGTACCTAACTATGACAGCAACACTGTCTCTGTAATTAACACAGACATGGATAATGTAATAGCCACTGTGCCTGTAGGAAACTCGCCCAATCTTGTTGCAGTCACTTCTGATGGAAATAAAGTATATGTAGCTAACAATAACACTGTTTCCGTAATTGACACAGCTACGGATAATGTAATATCCACCGTACCTGTAGGAACTTATTCTAGTAAAATTGTAGTCAGTCCAGATGGAAATAAGTTCTATTTAGGAAACTTCTACAATAAAAGCGTCACTGTAATTAATACAGAAACAAACACTGTAACAGCTACAGTGCCAGTCGGAGAATGGCCCATGGGAATTGCAATCACACCGGATGGAAAGAAAGTATATGTGGCAAACGCTGAAAGCGATAATGTCTCAGTGATTGACACAGCCACAGACACTGTTACGGCTACGGTGAATGCAGGAGTCTACCCTACTAATGTTGTAATTGTACCTCTTACAGATTCTGATATGACTGCCCAAAGCACAGGGACAAACTCCAACGTAACTGAAGATGTCGGAACTGAAAAAACTAATTTATCATCTGAAGGACAAAATGCTGTCGACTTCAACAATTCAAAAAATAATAATTCCGAATCTGATAACGGTAGTAGCTCAGGTAAAAATGAATCGAGCAAAAATAACTCTACTCCGGGTTTTGGATTATTGGGAAGCCTGGCCTGTCTATATGGAACGTGGAGGCTCAGAACAAAGTGA